A window of the Cystobacter fuscus genome harbors these coding sequences:
- a CDS encoding MGMT family protein, whose product MCPHWGQRPEHGVAAHPQPHPSALVVPCHRVNGSSLALTGYAGGLKLKRALLDFERGVNRVLNQDSD is encoded by the coding sequence TTGTGTCCCCATTGGGGACAGCGGCCTGAGCACGGGGTTGCAGCGCATCCGCAGCCTCACCCGAGCGCGCTCGTGGTGCCGTGCCACCGGGTAAATGGTTCCAGCCTCGCGCTCACGGGCTACGCGGGCGGGCTCAAGCTCAAACGCGCCCTGCTGGACTTCGAGCGGGGGGTGAACCGAGTCCTGAATCAGGACTCGGACTGA
- a CDS encoding alpha-ketoacid dehydrogenase subunit beta — MANMAQAIRMALHYAEENLGVTDIFGEDVGAPLGGVFTVTQGLKTAWNSPLDERGIIGMAIGLAMAGQRPVAEIQFADYIYNTIDLLKIAGNTCWASHGDWNLPMVVKTPVGSGIRGSLYHSHSFDATATHIPGWKIVIPSNPLDAYGLMISACQEINPVMYLEPKALLRIKGEERIPGEPDDDKQLSRLIDAPLGDQRSQWKPQWPEGLGAYAVPIGKGKVVRPGSQLTVVSYGRTLPLCKKAADELASEGVDAEVIDLRSLWPYDWELIRGSIEKTGRVLFVNEDTEVTNFGEHLVRRTVEELFFKLLAPPRLLAGKFVPGIGLADTLEMASVPQLGDITAAVRALASEQP; from the coding sequence ATGGCCAACATGGCTCAAGCCATTCGCATGGCGCTGCACTACGCCGAGGAGAACCTGGGCGTCACCGACATCTTCGGCGAGGACGTGGGCGCCCCCCTGGGCGGCGTCTTCACCGTGACGCAGGGGCTCAAGACGGCGTGGAACTCGCCCCTGGACGAGCGGGGCATCATCGGCATGGCCATCGGTCTGGCCATGGCCGGCCAGCGCCCCGTCGCGGAGATCCAGTTCGCCGACTACATCTACAACACCATCGACCTGCTGAAGATCGCCGGCAACACCTGCTGGGCGAGCCATGGGGACTGGAACCTGCCCATGGTGGTGAAGACCCCGGTGGGCAGCGGCATCCGCGGCTCGCTCTACCACTCGCATTCCTTCGACGCGACGGCCACCCACATCCCCGGCTGGAAGATCGTCATCCCCTCCAATCCGCTGGATGCGTACGGCCTGATGATCTCCGCGTGCCAGGAGATCAACCCCGTCATGTACCTGGAGCCCAAGGCGCTCTTGCGCATCAAGGGCGAGGAGCGGATTCCGGGCGAGCCCGACGACGACAAGCAGCTCTCCCGCCTCATCGACGCGCCCCTGGGCGATCAGCGCTCGCAGTGGAAGCCGCAGTGGCCCGAGGGGCTCGGGGCGTACGCGGTGCCCATCGGCAAGGGCAAGGTGGTGCGCCCGGGCTCGCAGCTGACGGTGGTGAGCTACGGCCGCACCCTGCCCCTGTGCAAGAAGGCCGCGGACGAGCTGGCGAGCGAGGGCGTGGACGCCGAGGTCATCGATCTGCGCTCGCTCTGGCCCTATGACTGGGAGCTCATCCGGGGCTCCATCGAGAAGACGGGCCGGGTGCTCTTCGTCAACGAGGACACCGAGGTGACCAACTTCGGCGAGCACCTGGTGCGCCGCACGGTGGAGGAGCTGTTCTTCAAGCTGCTCGCGCCGCCGCGGCTGCTGGCCGGCAAGTTCGTGCCGGGCATCGGCCTGGCCGACACGCTGGAGATGGCGTCGGTGCCCCAGTTGGGGGACATCACCGCCGCCGTGCGCGCGCTGGCCTCCGAACAGCCCTGA
- a CDS encoding GNAT family N-acetyltransferase encodes MQPTPTRTPAPDAPTFRIRRARRGDSESLATLLREMGYPHGSDAQTVHWVISHPEIEIFVAADSQDRPVGMVSLSHRPQLRLRGRIATVDELVVTESWRRRGVGRALIQQVIERCGARALSVKRIEVSAYAQESLQNFYASCGFQFVDRTVMRYTEFEGQHG; translated from the coding sequence GTGCAACCGACGCCCACCCGAACCCCCGCTCCCGACGCACCGACCTTCCGCATCCGCCGTGCGCGCCGGGGAGACTCCGAGAGCCTCGCCACGCTGCTGCGTGAGATGGGCTATCCCCATGGCTCGGATGCCCAGACGGTCCACTGGGTCATCAGCCATCCGGAAATCGAAATCTTCGTGGCGGCCGACTCACAGGATCGTCCCGTGGGGATGGTGTCGCTGTCGCACCGGCCGCAGCTGCGGCTGCGCGGGCGCATCGCCACGGTGGACGAGCTGGTGGTGACGGAGAGCTGGCGGCGCCGCGGCGTGGGCCGGGCCCTCATCCAGCAGGTCATCGAGCGGTGTGGCGCCCGGGCCCTGAGCGTCAAGCGCATCGAGGTGAGCGCCTACGCCCAGGAGTCCCTCCAGAACTTCTACGCGTCGTGCGGCTTCCAGTTCGTGGACCGCACGGTGATGCGCTACACCGAGTTCGAGGGCCAGCACGGCTGA
- a CDS encoding thiamine pyrophosphate-dependent dehydrogenase E1 component subunit alpha, which translates to MSKPRLINREEEALPLDRELLVRIHDLMVKARVLEERLIQMYKQGHGYFWIGGPGEEAFNVPLGLLMKKGQGPAYDYLHAHYRQSATMLALGEEPLGSLRQMKNTASDPYSGGRNFAGHYSKREWNIAPVSSPIEVQYAMAPGTALAQKRHGGEGITIVTGGDAGTAEGDFASCLVWSSRPGMELPVLIIVTNNKWGISTPANTQHGETHIAERGKAFNIRTRTIDGNDPIVAYQELKEAMEYVRRERKPFLLEAMVSRLYGHSSASGANMVGGELDCLTRFEEHLEKKGVLKRADMDALRGRYTEDIAALARQVREEPLPGPETIWNHIFAERK; encoded by the coding sequence GTGTCCAAACCCCGCCTGATCAACCGCGAAGAGGAAGCGCTCCCGCTCGACCGGGAGCTGCTGGTCCGGATTCATGACCTGATGGTGAAGGCGCGCGTGCTCGAGGAGCGCCTCATCCAGATGTACAAGCAGGGGCACGGCTACTTCTGGATTGGTGGCCCCGGCGAGGAGGCCTTCAACGTGCCGCTGGGCCTGCTGATGAAGAAGGGCCAGGGCCCGGCCTACGACTACCTGCACGCGCACTACCGGCAGTCGGCCACGATGCTGGCGCTGGGCGAGGAGCCCCTCGGCTCCTTGCGGCAGATGAAGAACACGGCGTCGGACCCGTACTCGGGAGGCCGCAACTTCGCGGGCCACTACTCCAAGCGCGAGTGGAACATCGCCCCGGTCTCCTCGCCCATCGAGGTGCAGTACGCGATGGCGCCGGGCACGGCCCTGGCGCAGAAGCGCCACGGGGGCGAGGGCATCACCATCGTCACCGGCGGAGACGCGGGCACGGCCGAGGGGGATTTCGCCTCGTGCCTGGTGTGGAGCTCGCGCCCGGGCATGGAGCTGCCCGTGCTCATCATCGTCACCAACAACAAGTGGGGCATCTCCACGCCGGCCAACACCCAGCACGGCGAGACGCACATCGCCGAGCGCGGCAAGGCCTTCAACATCCGTACCCGGACGATCGACGGCAATGATCCGATCGTCGCCTACCAGGAGCTCAAGGAGGCCATGGAGTACGTGCGCCGCGAGCGCAAGCCCTTCCTCCTGGAGGCCATGGTGTCGCGCCTGTACGGCCACTCGTCGGCGTCGGGGGCGAACATGGTGGGCGGCGAGCTGGACTGCCTGACGCGCTTCGAGGAGCACCTGGAGAAGAAGGGCGTGCTCAAGCGGGCGGACATGGACGCGCTGCGCGGCCGCTACACCGAGGACATCGCCGCCCTGGCCCGCCAGGTGCGCGAGGAGCCGCTGCCGGGCCCCGAGACCATCTGGAACCACATCTTCGCGGAGAGGAAGTAA
- a CDS encoding Isoquinoline 1-oxidoreductase subunit: protein MRVLPAMLRALIAATVLLVGCKNAARPPPPPEPAPRTGREEEILPPLRPVSDFSTIADPQARSIALFTEAGRVITHPRCTNCHPADGVPRQGLEQRRHLPVVSGGAGGHGPPGLPCSTCHQAANLPVVGETLRGVPGNPKWALAPAEMAWVGRSLGSICAQLKDPARNGGKDLARLHHHMAEDVLVAWGWNPGPGLQAVPGTQRAFGELLQAWIDTGAHCPEP from the coding sequence ATGCGAGTCCTCCCCGCCATGCTTCGGGCGTTGATCGCGGCCACCGTGCTGCTCGTGGGGTGCAAGAACGCCGCGCGGCCACCGCCTCCCCCGGAGCCGGCCCCGCGCACCGGACGCGAGGAGGAAATCCTCCCGCCGCTCCGGCCCGTGTCGGACTTCTCCACCATCGCCGATCCCCAGGCCCGTTCCATCGCGCTCTTCACCGAGGCCGGCCGGGTCATCACCCATCCGCGGTGCACCAACTGTCACCCGGCGGACGGCGTGCCGCGCCAGGGGCTGGAGCAGCGGCGCCACCTGCCCGTGGTGTCCGGTGGGGCGGGGGGCCATGGCCCTCCGGGACTGCCCTGCTCGACGTGCCATCAAGCGGCCAACCTCCCCGTGGTGGGCGAGACGCTGCGCGGCGTCCCCGGCAACCCCAAGTGGGCCCTGGCTCCGGCGGAGATGGCGTGGGTGGGCAGATCCCTGGGCTCCATCTGCGCGCAGCTCAAGGATCCGGCGCGCAACGGCGGCAAGGACCTGGCGCGGCTGCACCACCACATGGCCGAGGACGTGCTGGTCGCCTGGGGGTGGAACCCGGGGCCCGGGCTCCAGGCGGTGCCCGGCACGCAGCGGGCCTTTGGGGAACTCCTCCAGGCGTGGATCGACACGGGAGCCCACTGTCCGGAGCCCTGA
- a CDS encoding DUF7594 domain-containing protein, producing the protein MRRGLGWGARWMGGVAAVALLTHCGTGGDSGQAEARSEAPASRVEQALVTTLTLAPSADAVARRDAPEQNFGSGETLSVDQSPQEEGFLRFNVTGVSGTVTHARLRLYVTDSTTDGPRLYGTRNWDWQDSTLTWNRSPLASEQDLLDDKAALTSGTWADFDVSATVHGNGDYTFILKATSADGVGFASRENSRADRRPQLVLTVDSEPNCLPRVYTKTRTEGAYGDTYVSEAQPTQRFGDEPALLVDSSPTRYESHLFFSNSGIYDLDAWNVKRATVRLYATNGTNNGPRIHATQGGWTWPDYDFDWNTRPTLVGPPLADLGAITANTWVEADVTSDVVNKRGAFFFGLQSDSDDGVDFVSSNAAAAERHPQLRVELESGPYCTYRGTAGGRTGFTRHYGGAGDERLIALSADSHGGFVAAGRFGDAPFPDGTGFALARYDAAGTALWTRQVTTANVRPQSLTVTPEGNILVVGIYAGSPDLGTGALPEVPFQWGAGTFIAKFSPSGQPVWSHGFVATYFYVPDQELQYWPIQAEAVATDAQGSLIVVGNFHGEVDFGGGVLFAGRNSVYSEDAYPGSFIAKFDWQGQHVWSRATEGAPSEPTAKTRAVSTDAAGNVFVAGRANSGADLGDGQPIAWSAPYLAKYDGATGSLQWKRVFQDPSRVFGEVIAVRPLHNGDVAFAANLGATFTFGGGTYTGGAPWDQGYPGNVNGFTGTLSATGGDKALRDLKETRLQGLVAASDDTYTVSGFGTNVDLGGGVVGPDMRVANSAFVARYTATGAHLWSRSLEQQFTGDYYGPRMLLAPTPGRDVLIGGDFAQPFQHDGVTYTPRGASDLFYLRLTP; encoded by the coding sequence ATGAGACGTGGATTGGGGTGGGGCGCGAGGTGGATGGGCGGAGTGGCGGCGGTGGCGTTGTTGACCCACTGCGGTACGGGAGGGGACAGCGGGCAGGCGGAGGCCCGGAGCGAGGCGCCCGCCTCGCGGGTGGAACAGGCCCTGGTCACGACGTTGACCCTCGCGCCGAGCGCGGATGCGGTCGCGCGACGGGACGCGCCCGAGCAGAACTTCGGAAGCGGGGAAACGCTGAGCGTGGACCAGTCTCCCCAGGAGGAAGGATTTCTGCGCTTCAACGTCACCGGGGTGTCGGGCACGGTGACCCACGCGAGGTTGCGCCTGTACGTCACGGATAGCACCACGGACGGACCGCGGCTCTACGGCACGCGCAACTGGGACTGGCAGGACTCGACGCTCACCTGGAACCGGTCGCCGCTCGCCTCCGAGCAGGATCTGCTGGACGACAAGGCGGCGCTCACCAGTGGAACCTGGGCGGACTTCGACGTGTCGGCCACGGTGCATGGCAATGGCGACTACACCTTCATCCTGAAGGCCACCTCGGCGGATGGCGTGGGCTTCGCCTCGCGCGAGAACAGCCGGGCGGATCGACGGCCCCAGCTCGTGCTCACGGTGGACTCCGAGCCCAACTGCCTGCCGCGCGTCTACACGAAGACCCGCACCGAGGGGGCGTACGGGGATACCTACGTGTCCGAGGCCCAGCCCACCCAGCGCTTCGGCGACGAGCCCGCGCTGCTCGTGGACTCGAGCCCCACGCGGTACGAGTCGCACCTGTTCTTCTCCAACTCGGGCATCTACGACCTCGACGCGTGGAACGTGAAGCGGGCCACGGTGCGGCTGTACGCCACGAACGGCACCAACAATGGCCCGCGGATCCACGCCACGCAGGGGGGCTGGACCTGGCCGGACTATGACTTCGATTGGAACACCCGGCCGACCCTCGTGGGCCCGCCGTTGGCGGATCTCGGTGCCATCACCGCCAACACCTGGGTGGAGGCGGACGTCACGAGCGACGTGGTCAACAAGCGGGGTGCCTTCTTCTTCGGGCTCCAATCGGATTCGGATGATGGGGTGGACTTCGTGTCGTCGAACGCGGCGGCGGCCGAGCGGCATCCCCAACTGCGCGTCGAGCTGGAGTCGGGCCCCTATTGCACCTACCGGGGCACGGCCGGGGGCCGCACGGGCTTCACCCGGCACTACGGCGGAGCGGGCGACGAGCGGCTGATCGCGCTGAGCGCCGACTCCCATGGCGGTTTCGTGGCGGCGGGCCGCTTTGGTGACGCGCCCTTCCCGGATGGAACGGGCTTCGCCCTCGCGCGCTACGACGCGGCGGGCACGGCCCTGTGGACCCGGCAGGTGACCACCGCGAACGTCCGCCCCCAGTCGCTCACGGTCACGCCCGAGGGCAACATCCTCGTGGTGGGCATCTACGCCGGCTCGCCCGACCTCGGCACGGGTGCGCTGCCCGAGGTGCCCTTCCAGTGGGGCGCGGGAACATTCATCGCGAAGTTCTCTCCCTCCGGCCAACCCGTGTGGAGCCACGGCTTCGTCGCCACCTACTTCTACGTCCCGGATCAGGAACTCCAGTACTGGCCCATCCAGGCGGAGGCGGTGGCCACCGATGCCCAGGGCAGCCTCATCGTCGTGGGCAACTTCCATGGAGAGGTGGATTTCGGAGGCGGCGTGCTCTTCGCGGGTCGCAACAGCGTCTACAGCGAGGATGCCTACCCGGGCAGCTTCATCGCGAAGTTCGACTGGCAGGGCCAGCATGTCTGGTCTCGTGCCACGGAGGGGGCTCCTTCCGAGCCCACTGCGAAGACCCGGGCGGTGAGCACCGACGCGGCGGGCAATGTCTTCGTGGCGGGCCGGGCCAACTCCGGCGCGGACCTCGGTGATGGGCAGCCGATCGCCTGGAGCGCGCCCTACCTCGCGAAGTACGACGGCGCCACGGGCTCGCTCCAGTGGAAGCGGGTGTTCCAGGACCCCTCCAGGGTCTTCGGCGAGGTCATCGCCGTCCGGCCGCTGCACAATGGCGACGTGGCCTTCGCCGCCAACCTGGGCGCCACCTTCACCTTCGGGGGCGGGACGTACACCGGAGGCGCTCCGTGGGATCAGGGCTACCCGGGAAACGTCAATGGCTTCACGGGCACGCTGAGCGCCACGGGCGGCGACAAGGCCCTGCGCGACCTCAAGGAGACCCGGCTCCAGGGCCTCGTCGCGGCGAGCGATGACACCTACACGGTCTCGGGTTTTGGCACCAATGTCGACCTGGGTGGCGGTGTCGTGGGTCCGGACATGCGCGTCGCGAACTCGGCCTTCGTGGCGCGCTACACCGCGACGGGCGCGCACCTCTGGTCCCGCTCGCTCGAGCAGCAGTTCACGGGGGACTACTACGGGCCCCGGATGCTGCTGGCTCCGACGCCCGGAAGAGACGTGTTGATCGGCGGAGACTTCGCCCAGCCGTTCCAGCACGACGGGGTGACGTACACGCCGCGCGGAGCCTCCGACCTGTTCTACCTGCGGCTCACTCCCTAG
- a CDS encoding serine/threonine-protein kinase, producing METQGCSATINRVRVGTIHHVRIAGVIDETFPLTSKIRDLVGFIVLDLGQVERISSFGVSKWIEFTSKLPPGALSLYLVNTPPVMVDQLNMVEGFAGVARVLSVLAPYLCRACGEDRLRLVDLQAEAAVIAEGRAPVHTCPVCAGKLEFADLPSEFFDHARRQQFGTVDPLVMRYLRAIMPSAPVPLTTHLKIVQDDITYITLASELTGDLNVRRLATGLEGRVAFDFSHVSRVEPDAIPKLEQVLDTASRGAQVVLCRVTPPALTALARFSRPSAARINTLWLPSECRHCGNENPQRTLASEYLARLLANASPERECPVCGGTARLPAIPQLVQLLSQTPLVETRLEDIEALEPRALSQYLFSTNTEPSENEGRESTSDLNNDIGATRLRVLRRLGQGGMAEVFLARQVGVKGFEKYVVMKKVLSQYAENTDFVDMLFAEARANARLTHPNVVQTFDMGMSEGVAYILMEYVRGPDLKRLMTEMKRKGISLPLEHALRIISETAAGLHYAHSYVDPAGVSHPVVHCDVSPHNILVSLDGAIKLGDFGIAKVQGEEVARSGVVKGKISYISPEAAAGRPLDARNDVFSLGVVFFELLTGQLPFKRDHDAATLSSIVRDPAPVPSQLKPEIPQDVSEIILRTLEKDRMRRTPSAAALREEIEAVMVRLGLHSSPAEVARFFLNTLGDRLAEFGPISPATGSFPAVVSASNSPTRTGPSPILKGSTGETPMEPPPPGTALKSPNWTGPSPILRGSTGETPMVPPPAGTALSAVLAAPVPPATPAAQPPVSPAPAAPPVVPPAAPPKVSPAPPPSAEVVPAASRAIPTRWVVAGVIGLLSLIAVGVVVAASRSGASVEVLNREPGEQLYVAGLRVEDPQTLDPTEVRQRIISTSVEGRLRRFGLAVREDVLDVHTLTETQPVPGSQGTLKVSEPTGCLVEVDGRMAPGTTPVSLSIEAGRELEVRVSCPQHPTWSRRVMAVPGQEVVAVARAHEPATP from the coding sequence GTGGAGACGCAGGGCTGCAGTGCCACGATCAACCGCGTGCGAGTGGGCACCATCCACCACGTCCGCATCGCGGGCGTCATCGATGAGACGTTCCCGCTGACCTCGAAGATCAGGGATCTCGTCGGCTTCATCGTCCTCGATCTGGGCCAGGTGGAGCGCATCAGCTCCTTTGGCGTCAGCAAGTGGATCGAGTTCACCAGCAAGCTGCCCCCCGGGGCCCTGTCGCTCTATCTGGTGAACACGCCCCCGGTGATGGTGGATCAGCTCAACATGGTGGAGGGCTTCGCCGGCGTGGCGCGGGTGCTGTCCGTGCTGGCCCCCTACCTGTGCCGCGCCTGTGGCGAGGATCGGCTGCGGCTGGTGGATCTGCAGGCCGAGGCGGCGGTGATCGCCGAGGGCCGCGCCCCCGTGCACACCTGCCCGGTATGCGCCGGCAAGCTGGAGTTCGCGGACCTGCCGAGCGAGTTCTTCGACCACGCCCGGCGCCAGCAGTTCGGCACGGTGGACCCGCTGGTGATGCGCTACCTGCGCGCCATCATGCCCAGCGCCCCCGTGCCGCTCACCACCCACCTGAAGATCGTCCAGGACGACATCACCTACATCACCCTGGCCAGCGAGCTGACGGGGGACCTGAACGTGCGGCGGCTGGCCACGGGCCTGGAGGGGCGCGTCGCCTTCGACTTCTCCCACGTCTCGCGCGTGGAGCCCGACGCCATCCCCAAGCTGGAGCAGGTGCTCGACACCGCCTCGCGCGGCGCCCAGGTGGTGCTCTGCCGCGTCACGCCGCCCGCGCTCACGGCCCTCGCGCGCTTCAGCCGACCGTCCGCCGCGCGCATCAACACCCTGTGGCTTCCCAGCGAGTGCCGCCACTGCGGCAACGAGAACCCCCAGCGCACCCTGGCCTCCGAGTACCTCGCCCGGCTGCTCGCCAACGCCAGCCCCGAGCGCGAGTGCCCCGTGTGCGGCGGCACCGCGCGCCTGCCCGCCATCCCCCAGCTCGTGCAGCTGCTCAGCCAGACCCCCCTGGTGGAGACGCGCCTGGAGGACATCGAGGCGCTCGAGCCGCGCGCCCTCAGCCAGTACCTCTTCTCCACGAACACCGAGCCCTCGGAGAACGAGGGCAGGGAAAGCACTTCGGACCTCAACAACGACATCGGCGCCACCCGGCTGCGCGTGCTGCGGCGGCTGGGGCAGGGCGGCATGGCCGAGGTGTTCCTCGCCCGCCAGGTGGGGGTGAAGGGCTTCGAGAAGTACGTGGTGATGAAGAAGGTGCTGTCCCAGTACGCGGAGAACACCGACTTCGTCGACATGCTCTTCGCCGAGGCCCGCGCCAACGCTCGCCTCACCCACCCCAACGTCGTGCAGACGTTCGACATGGGCATGTCCGAGGGCGTGGCGTACATCCTCATGGAGTACGTGCGCGGGCCGGACCTCAAGCGGCTCATGACGGAGATGAAGCGCAAGGGCATCTCCCTGCCGCTCGAGCACGCGCTGCGCATCATCTCCGAGACGGCCGCCGGCTTGCACTACGCCCACAGCTACGTGGATCCCGCCGGCGTGTCCCACCCCGTGGTGCACTGCGACGTCAGCCCCCACAACATCCTCGTGTCGCTCGATGGCGCCATCAAGCTGGGCGACTTCGGCATCGCCAAGGTGCAGGGCGAGGAGGTGGCCCGCTCGGGCGTGGTCAAGGGGAAGATTTCCTACATCTCCCCGGAGGCCGCCGCCGGCCGGCCCCTGGACGCGCGCAACGACGTGTTCTCGCTCGGCGTGGTCTTCTTCGAGCTGCTCACCGGCCAGCTCCCCTTCAAGCGCGACCACGACGCGGCCACGCTCAGCTCCATCGTGCGCGACCCCGCCCCCGTGCCCTCGCAGCTCAAGCCGGAGATTCCCCAGGACGTGTCGGAGATCATCCTGCGCACCCTGGAGAAGGATCGCATGCGCCGCACGCCCTCGGCCGCCGCCCTGCGCGAGGAGATCGAGGCGGTCATGGTCCGCCTCGGCCTGCACTCCTCCCCCGCGGAAGTGGCCCGGTTCTTCCTCAACACGCTGGGGGATCGGCTCGCGGAGTTCGGCCCCATCTCGCCCGCCACCGGCTCGTTCCCCGCCGTGGTGTCGGCCTCGAACAGCCCGACCCGGACCGGACCCTCGCCCATCTTGAAGGGGTCCACCGGGGAGACCCCCATGGAGCCTCCGCCCCCCGGAACGGCCTTGAAAAGCCCGAACTGGACCGGACCCTCGCCCATCCTGAGGGGCTCCACTGGGGAGACCCCCATGGTTCCCCCGCCCGCCGGGACAGCCCTGTCCGCCGTCCTGGCGGCGCCTGTTCCGCCCGCCACCCCGGCCGCTCAGCCTCCGGTCTCGCCGGCCCCGGCGGCTCCTCCGGTCGTTCCTCCGGCCGCTCCGCCCAAGGTCTCGCCGGCCCCGCCCCCCTCGGCGGAGGTGGTGCCAGCGGCCTCTCGCGCCATCCCCACGCGTTGGGTCGTGGCCGGTGTCATCGGACTGCTGAGCCTGATCGCGGTGGGCGTGGTCGTGGCCGCGAGCCGCTCGGGAGCGAGCGTCGAGGTGCTCAATCGGGAGCCCGGGGAGCAGCTCTACGTCGCCGGTCTGCGGGTGGAGGATCCCCAGACGCTCGATCCGACGGAGGTGCGCCAGCGCATCATCTCCACCTCGGTGGAGGGCCGCCTGCGCCGCTTCGGCCTCGCGGTGCGCGAGGACGTCCTCGACGTGCACACCCTCACCGAGACCCAGCCCGTGCCGGGCAGCCAGGGCACGTTGAAGGTGAGCGAGCCCACGGGCTGTCTCGTCGAGGTGGACGGCCGCATGGCGCCGGGAACGACGCCGGTCTCCCTGTCCATCGAGGCGGGCCGGGAGCTGGAGGTGCGCGTGAGCTGCCCCCAGCATCCCACCTGGTCGCGGCGGGTGATGGCGGTGCCGGGACAGGAAGTGGTGGCCGTCGCGCGGGCGCACGAGCCCGCTACTCCTTGA
- a CDS encoding aminopeptidase P family protein — protein sequence MQDKPLALEQPVTSEPQQPASPPKQNSYDSTPPPALLDFMMKDWKPASTKMPPRLKHAESFLARRRALSKLFPGETLVIPTGHEKVRANDTTYRFRPGSDFYYLTGNLEPDCVLVMEPKAGGGHTDILFVEPNPGRSDPTFFTDRVKGELWVGPRLGVEQSKVRFGVEECRGLPELPARLGALRGAAIHPWRVLRGFSSKVDGVLPEQTERDRALATALSEMRLLKDAQELRELSAAIASTHRGFEDVIRSLRSAQSERTVEGIFNLRAREEGNDVGYGTIAASGQHACVLHWTRNDGKLEPGELLLLDAGVEGHSLYTADITRTMPISGRFTKEQREIYNLVSEAQKAAFKAIKPGVDFMEPNRVAMRVLAHGLERLRILPTSAEEALKDENQFYKRYSLHNISHMLGLDVHDCAQARQEAYKYGKLQPGMVLTVEPGLYFQNDDLTVPAKYRGIGVRIEDDVVVTARGMRNLSEAIPREVDELEDWMARVWKESDKKAGGKRGAGKKR from the coding sequence ATGCAAGACAAACCGCTCGCCCTCGAACAGCCCGTGACGTCCGAGCCCCAGCAGCCGGCGTCCCCGCCGAAGCAGAACAGCTACGACAGCACGCCCCCGCCGGCGCTGCTGGACTTCATGATGAAGGACTGGAAGCCGGCCTCCACGAAGATGCCGCCCCGTCTCAAGCACGCGGAGTCCTTCCTGGCGCGGCGCCGGGCCCTGTCCAAGCTGTTCCCCGGGGAGACGCTCGTCATTCCCACCGGGCACGAGAAGGTGCGCGCCAACGACACCACCTACCGCTTCCGTCCCGGCAGCGACTTCTACTACCTGACGGGCAACCTGGAGCCGGACTGCGTGCTGGTGATGGAGCCCAAGGCGGGCGGCGGACATACGGACATCCTGTTCGTGGAGCCCAACCCCGGCCGGAGCGATCCCACCTTCTTCACGGATCGCGTCAAGGGCGAGCTGTGGGTCGGCCCCCGGCTGGGCGTGGAGCAGAGCAAGGTCCGCTTCGGCGTCGAGGAGTGCCGGGGGCTGCCCGAGCTGCCCGCGCGGCTGGGCGCCCTGCGTGGCGCGGCGATCCATCCCTGGCGCGTGCTCCGGGGCTTCTCCTCGAAGGTGGACGGTGTGCTGCCCGAGCAGACCGAGAGGGATCGGGCGCTCGCCACGGCGCTCTCCGAGATGCGGCTCCTCAAGGACGCGCAGGAGCTGCGCGAGCTGTCCGCGGCCATCGCTTCCACGCACCGGGGCTTCGAGGACGTCATCCGCTCGCTCCGCTCCGCCCAGAGCGAGCGCACGGTGGAGGGCATCTTCAACCTGCGCGCCCGGGAAGAGGGCAACGACGTGGGCTACGGCACCATCGCCGCCTCGGGCCAGCACGCCTGCGTCCTCCACTGGACGCGCAATGACGGGAAGCTCGAGCCCGGAGAACTGCTGCTGCTGGACGCGGGCGTGGAGGGCCACTCGCTCTACACCGCGGACATCACCCGCACGATGCCCATCAGTGGCCGCTTCACCAAGGAACAGCGGGAGATCTACAACCTGGTGTCCGAGGCCCAGAAGGCGGCGTTCAAGGCCATCAAACCGGGCGTCGACTTCATGGAACCCAACCGCGTGGCGATGCGGGTGCTCGCGCATGGACTGGAGCGCCTGCGCATCCTGCCCACCTCCGCCGAGGAGGCGCTCAAGGACGAGAACCAGTTCTACAAGCGCTACTCGCTGCACAACATCAGCCACATGCTCGGGCTGGACGTGCATGACTGCGCGCAGGCGCGGCAGGAGGCCTACAAGTACGGCAAGCTCCAGCCCGGCATGGTGCTCACCGTGGAGCCCGGCCTGTACTTCCAGAACGATGACCTGACCGTGCCGGCGAAGTACCGCGGCATCGGCGTGCGCATCGAGGACGACGTCGTGGTCACCGCGCGCGGCATGCGCAACCTCTCCGAGGCCATTCCCCGCGAGGTGGACGAGCTCGAGGACTGGATGGCCCGTGTCTGGAAGGAGAGCGACAAGAAGGCGGGTGGCAAGCGCGGGGCCGGCAAGAAGCGCTAA